One genomic window of Xiphophorus maculatus strain JP 163 A unplaced genomic scaffold, X_maculatus-5.0-male Unplaced_Scaffold_BN000188F, whole genome shotgun sequence includes the following:
- the LOC111607921 gene encoding uncharacterized protein LOC111607921 → MTRTKEKSFCPVCMHNSGKLLLHLQLRHNVTNRTERRLLLALACGRVSVKGMVCPVKRCNYSGNRVDRHLKEVHADLQDWKEHLRRLQRSRTLQLMAELRRSEPQPPLATTLDLDHAQPASVETSSPQPSPDAQQLASVETSSPQPSPDAQQLASVETSSPQPSPDAQQLASVETSSPQPSPDAQQLASVETSSPQPSPDAQQLASVETSSPQPSPDAQQLASVETSSPQPSPDAQPASVEGPGSPILQSSCSEGEEEGEAHAAAAARPCTVGKRGSFNPPPSIFPPCVCSYLEEFHVHLVGALPRAKHLENCGSKMKRLRAFLSHLSEGKSELRTWQFVDDVRRVMAWPAYLQGQGKAVTTIKVYLVNVTQFLAYFAETPPPDSTLSRAQIVRATRAVKAASSQIATGIVLRQIRVKAAKEQRMVTADLLRRCRTGAALQIPRLLERIEAEPSAVELRHRFFGYFALYVTAIYGHRPGVISNLTTAEVQEARSRASSTSPGFVINVENHKTNRSFGVAQLYLKSDEFQWLTRWIAVRAGLGPSCDLVFFTPGNGPVKKLVHSAQRAWKEMGLAGRPTMTDIRTSVATLARNTQPMDVRSQMSRLMCHDTATAEQVLRAQPG, encoded by the exons ATGACACGGACGAAGGAGAAGAGCTTCTGCCCTGTATGCATGCACAATTCGGGGAAACTGCTTCTGCACCTGCAGCTTCGACACAACGTGACAAACCGCACAGAGCGGCGGCTGCTACTGGCTTTGGCGTGTGGAAGGGTGAGTGTAAAAGGCATGGTTTGTCCGGTGAAACGCTGCAACTACTCGGGAAACAGAGTGGACAGGCACTTGAAGGAGGTCCATGCCGACCTGCAAGACTGGAAGGAGCACCTGAGACGGCTTCAGCGTAGCAGGACGCTCCAGTTAATGGCCGAACTGCGGAGGTCCGAACCACAGCCGCCGCTCGCAACCACTCTGGACCTGGACCACGCACAGCCCGCGAGCGTGGAGACATCCAGCCCCCAGCCAAGCCCGGACGCACAGCAGCTCGCGAGCGTGGAGACATCCAGCCCCCAGCCAAGCCCGGACGCACAGCAGCTCGCGAGCGTGGAGACATCCAGCCCCCAGCCAAGCCCGGACGCACAGCAGCTCGCGAGCGTGGAGACATCCAGCCCCCAGCCAAGCCCGGACGCACAGCAGCTCGCGAGCGTGGAGACATCCAGCCCCCAGCCAAGCCCGGACGCACAGCAGCTCGCGAGCGTGGAGACATCCAGCCCCCAGCCAAGCCCGGACGCACAGCAGCTCGCGAGCGTGGAGACATCCAGCCCGCAGCCAAGCCCGGACGCACAGCCCGCGAGCGTGGAGGGACCAGGCAGCCCCATTTTGCAGAGCAGCTGCAGCGAgggggaggaggaaggagaggcccatgctgctgctgctgcacgtCCCTGCACGGTGGGTAAAAGAGGCTCTTTTAACCCACCACCATCAATTTTTCCCCCATGCGTCTGCAGCTACCTGGAAGAGTTTCATGTGCACCTGGTCGGTGCCCTGCCAAGAGCCAAGCACTTGGAGAACTGCGGCTCCAAGATGAAGCGGCTCAGGGCGTTCTTGAGCCACCTCAGCGAGGGCAAGTCCGAGCTGCGCACCTGGCAGTTTGTGGATGATGTGCGGAGGGTCATGGCCTGGCCGGCGTACCTGCAAGGGCAGGGCAAAGCCGTGACAACCATCAAGGTGTACTTGGTGAACGTGACCCAGTTCCTGGCCTACTTTGCTGAAACGCCGCCGCCGGACAGCACGCTTTCCAGGGCGCAGATCGTGCGCGCGACCAGGGCGGTGAAGGCTGCCTCATCGCAGATTGCAACTGGCATTGTGCTGCGCCAGATCCGCGTCAAAGCAGCCAAGGAGCAGCGGATGGTGACAGCGGATCTTCTTCGCAGGTGTAGGACCGGGGCTGCGCTGCAAATCCCAAGGCTGCTTGAGCGGATCGAAGCGGAGCCATCCGCGGTGGAGCTCCGACATCGCTTCTTTGGCTACTTTGCGCTGTATGTGACCGCGATCTACGGACACAGGCCCGGCGTCATCTCCAACCTGACTACCGCCGAAGTCCAGGAAGCCAGATCCAGAGCTTCCAGCACCTCTCCTGGGTTTGTGATTAAC GTGGAGAACCACAAGACCAACCGGAGCTTCGGGGTCGCACAGCTCTACTTGAAGTCGGACGAGTTCCAGTGGCTCACTCGGTGGATCGCGGTTAGGGCCGGCCTCGGTCCGTCCTGTGACCTGGTGTTCTTCACCCCCGGGAATGGGCCAGTGAAGAAGCTTGTGCACAGCGCACAGAGAGCCTGGAAGGAGATGGGGCTCGCGGGGAGACCGACCATGACTGACATCCGCACCTCTGTTGCTACACTG GCAAGAAACACGCAGCCGATGGATGTCCGGAGCCAGATGTCCAGGCTGATGTGTCACGACACAGCCACTGCTGAACAGGTTCTACGCGCTCAACCTGGATGA
- the LOC111607919 gene encoding uncharacterized protein LOC111607919, which yields MTRTKEKSFCPVCMHNSGKLLLHLQLRHNVTNRTERRLLLALACGRVSVKGMVCPVKRCNYSGNRVDRHLKEVHADLQDWKEHLRRLQRSRTLQLMAELRRSEPQPPLATTLDLDHAQPASVETSSPQPSPDAQQLASVETSSPQPSPDAQQLASVETSSPQPSPDAQQLASVETSSPQPSPDAQQLASVETSSPQPSPDAQQLASVETSSPQPSPDAQQLASVETSSPQPSPDAQPASVEGPGSPILQSSCSEGEEEGEAHAAAAARPCTVGKRGSFNPPPSIFPPCVCSYLEEFHVHLVGALPRAKHLENCGSKMKRLRAFLSHLSEGKSELRTWQFVDDVRRVMAWPAYLQGQGKAVTTIKVYLVNVTQFLAYFAETPPPDSTLSRAQIVRATRAVKAASSQIATGIVLRQIRVKAAKEQRMVTADLLRRCRTGAALQIPRLLERIEAEPSAVELRHRFFGYFALYVTAIYGHRPGVISNLTTAEVQEARSRASSTSPGFVINVENHKTNRSFGVAQLYLKSDEFQWLTRWIAVRAGLGPSCDLVFFTPGNGPVKKLVHSAQRAWKEMGLAGRPTMTDIRTSVATLARNTQPMDVRSQMSRLMCHDTATADRFYALNLDEKQLDDLRKKFEEATQPASPSPGVEVTLRDS from the exons ATGACACGGACGAAGGAGAAGAGCTTCTGCCCTGTATGCATGCACAATTCGGGGAAACTGCTTCTGCACCTGCAGCTTCGACACAACGTGACAAACCGCACAGAGCGGCGGCTGCTACTGGCTTTGGCGTGTGGAAGGGTGAGTGTAAAAGGCATGGTTTGTCCGGTGAAACGCTGCAACTACTCGGGAAACAGAGTGGACAGGCACTTGAAGGAGGTCCATGCCGACCTGCAAGACTGGAAGGAGCACCTGAGACGGCTTCAGCGTAGCAGGACGCTCCAGTTAATGGCCGAACTGCGGAGGTCCGAACCACAGCCGCCGCTCGCAACCACTCTGGACCTGGACCACGCACAGCCCGCGAGCGTGGAGACATCCAGCCCCCAGCCAAGCCCGGACGCACAGCAGCTCGCGAGCGTGGAGACATCCAGCCCCCAGCCAAGCCCGGACGCACAGCAGCTCGCGAGCGTGGAGACATCCAGCCCCCAGCCAAGCCCGGACGCACAGCAGCTCGCGAGCGTGGAGACATCCAGCCCCCAGCCAAGCCCGGACGCACAGCAGCTCGCGAGCGTGGAGACATCCAGCCCCCAGCCAAGCCCGGACGCACAGCAGCTCGCGAGCGTGGAGACATCCAGCCCCCAGCCAAGCCCGGACGCACAGCAGCTCGCGAGCGTGGAGACATCCAGCCCGCAGCCAAGCCCGGACGCACAGCCCGCGAGCGTGGAGGGACCAGGCAGCCCCATTTTGCAGAGCAGCTGCAGCGAgggggaggaggaaggagaggcccatgctgctgctgctgcacgtCCCTGCACGGTGGGTAAAAGAGGCTCTTTTAACCCACCACCATCAATTTTTCCCCCATGCGTCTGCAGCTACCTGGAAGAGTTTCATGTGCACCTGGTCGGTGCCCTGCCAAGAGCCAAGCACTTGGAGAACTGCGGCTCCAAGATGAAGCGGCTCAGGGCGTTCTTGAGCCACCTCAGCGAGGGCAAGTCCGAGCTGCGCACCTGGCAGTTTGTGGATGATGTGCGGAGGGTCATGGCCTGGCCGGCGTACCTGCAAGGGCAGGGCAAAGCCGTGACAACCATCAAGGTGTACTTGGTGAACGTGACCCAGTTCCTGGCCTACTTTGCTGAAACGCCGCCGCCGGACAGCACGCTTTCCAGGGCGCAGATCGTGCGCGCGACCAGGGCGGTGAAGGCTGCCTCATCGCAGATTGCAACTGGCATTGTGCTGCGCCAGATCCGCGTCAAAGCAGCCAAGGAGCAGCGGATGGTGACAGCGGATCTTCTTCGCAGGTGTAGGACCGGGGCTGCGCTGCAAATCCCAAGGCTGCTTGAGCGGATCGAAGCGGAGCCATCCGCGGTGGAGCTCCGACATCGCTTCTTTGGCTACTTTGCGCTGTATGTGACCGCGATCTACGGACACAGGCCCGGCGTCATCTCCAACCTGACTACCGCCGAAGTCCAGGAAGCCAGATCCAGAGCTTCCAGCACCTCTCCTGGGTTTGTGATTAAC GTGGAGAACCACAAGACCAACCGGAGCTTCGGGGTCGCACAGCTCTACTTGAAGTCGGACGAGTTCCAGTGGCTCACTCGGTGGATCGCGGTTAGGGCCGGCCTCGGTCCGTCCTGTGACCTGGTGTTCTTCACCCCCGGGAATGGGCCAGTGAAGAAGCTTGTGCACAGCGCACAGAGAGCCTGGAAGGAGATGGGGCTCGCGGGGAGACCGACCATGACTGACATCCGCACCTCTGTTGCTACACTG GCAAGAAACACGCAGCCGATGGATGTCCGGAGCCAGATGTCCAGGCTGATGTGTCACGACACAGCCACTGCTGACAGGTTCTACGCGCTCAACCTGGATGAAAAGCAGCTGGATGACCTCCGGAAGAAGTTTGAAGAGGCCACACAGCCAGCCTCCCCCTCCCCAGGTGTCGAGGTCACCCTCCGTGACTCGTGA
- the LOC111607922 gene encoding uncharacterized protein LOC111607922 yields the protein MVTADLLRRCRTGAALQIPRLLERIEAEPSAVELRHRFFGYFALYVTAIYGHRPGVISNLTTAEVQEARSRASSTSPGFVINVENHKTNRSFGVAQLYLKSDEFQWLTRWIAVRAGLGPSCDLVFFTPGNGPVKKLVHSAQRAWKEMGLAGRPTMTDIRTSVATLARNTQPMDVRSQMSRLMCHDTATADRFYALNLDEKQLDDLRKKFEEATQPASPSPGVEVTLRDS from the exons ATGGTGACAGCGGATCTTCTTCGCAGGTGTAGGACCGGGGCTGCGCTGCAAATCCCAAGGCTGCTTGAGCGGATCGAAGCGGAGCCATCCGCGGTGGAGCTCCGACATCGCTTCTTTGGCTACTTTGCGCTGTATGTGACCGCGATCTACGGACACAGGCCCGGCGTCATCTCCAACCTGACTACCGCCGAAGTCCAGGAAGCCAGATCCAGAGCTTCCAGCACCTCTCCTGGGTTTGTGATTAAC GTGGAGAACCACAAGACCAACCGGAGCTTCGGGGTCGCACAGCTCTACTTGAAGTCGGACGAGTTCCAGTGGCTCACTCGGTGGATCGCGGTTAGGGCCGGCCTCGGTCCGTCCTGTGACCTGGTGTTCTTCACCCCCGGGAATGGGCCAGTGAAGAAGCTTGTGCACAGCGCACAGAGAGCCTGGAAGGAGATGGGGCTCGCGGGGAGACCGACCATGACTGACATCCGCACCTCTGTTGCTACACTG GCAAGAAACACGCAGCCGATGGATGTCCGGAGCCAGATGTCCAGGCTGATGTGTCACGACACAGCCACTGCTGACAGGTTCTACGCGCTCAACCTGGATGAAAAGCAGCTGGATGACCTCCGGAAGAAGTTTGAAGAGGCCACACAGCCAGCCTCCCCCTCCCCAGGTGTCGAGGTCACCCTCCGTGACTCGTGA